One window from the genome of Streptomyces cadmiisoli encodes:
- the rpsT gene encoding 30S ribosomal protein S20, whose amino-acid sequence MANIKSQIKRIKTNEKARLRNKAVKSSLKTAIRKAREAAAAGDVEKATEYQRAAARQLDKAVSKGVIHKNQAANKKSALASKVTALKG is encoded by the coding sequence GTGGCGAACATCAAGTCCCAGATCAAGCGGATCAAGACCAACGAGAAGGCTCGGCTGCGCAACAAGGCCGTCAAGTCCTCCCTGAAGACCGCGATCCGCAAGGCCCGCGAGGCCGCTGCCGCGGGTGACGTCGAGAAGGCCACCGAGTACCAGCGCGCTGCCGCGCGTCAGCTCGACAAGGCCGTCTCCAAGGGCGTCATCCACAAGAACCAGGCCGCCAACAAGAAGTCGGCGCTGGCTTCCAAGGTCACCGCGCTCAAGGGCTGA
- a CDS encoding helix-hairpin-helix domain-containing protein, whose amino-acid sequence MLFAERAGAWRESGAGPPGEERGRFGERGAGFPESRTEPCGRGGEAEGSCTGPCGRGGEARDSRTAPGEQSGKAQDSRTAPGEQSRKARDSCTEPCERRGEVRGSGGEPGERGGRSSESGAAGVVTASAGAGTLRERAGLALRERMPMWLQARCGLERRSVFALTGLLVVVAGFAVQHFWTGRPEPVRAPEVVEAAAPYGGQEDEPGPVSGSPLRPADGTATPGAEIVVDVTGKVRKPGIHRLPAGSRVADALHAAGGVRPGTTVDGLNRARFLVDGEQVVVGVPAPVAGPGAGTSTGTSAGAAPPAAPVSLNTATVEQLDTLPGVGPVLAGHIIDYRAEHGGFRSVDELREVNGIGERRFADLRDLVRP is encoded by the coding sequence GTGCTGTTCGCCGAACGCGCCGGGGCCTGGCGGGAGTCGGGCGCGGGGCCGCCGGGGGAGGAGCGGGGGCGTTTCGGTGAGCGGGGTGCTGGGTTTCCGGAGTCCCGTACGGAGCCTTGTGGGCGGGGTGGTGAGGCAGAGGGTTCGTGTACGGGGCCTTGTGGGCGGGGTGGTGAGGCTCGGGATTCACGTACGGCGCCGGGTGAGCAGAGTGGGAAGGCTCAGGATTCGCGTACGGCGCCGGGTGAGCAGAGTCGGAAGGCTCGGGACTCGTGTACGGAGCCGTGTGAGCGGAGAGGTGAGGTTCGGGGTTCGGGTGGGGAGCCGGGGGAGCGGGGTGGTCGGTCCTCGGAGTCCGGTGCGGCGGGGGTGGTGACGGCGTCCGCCGGTGCGGGCACCCTGCGGGAGAGGGCCGGGCTCGCCCTGCGCGAGCGGATGCCGATGTGGTTGCAGGCCCGCTGCGGTCTGGAACGGCGGAGCGTCTTCGCGCTCACCGGGCTCCTCGTCGTCGTCGCGGGCTTCGCCGTGCAGCACTTCTGGACCGGGCGGCCCGAGCCCGTGCGGGCGCCCGAGGTGGTCGAGGCGGCGGCTCCGTACGGAGGCCAGGAGGACGAGCCGGGACCGGTGTCCGGATCGCCGCTCCGCCCGGCCGACGGCACCGCGACACCCGGCGCGGAGATCGTGGTGGACGTGACCGGAAAGGTCAGGAAGCCCGGCATTCACCGCCTCCCGGCCGGATCGCGCGTCGCCGACGCTCTGCACGCGGCCGGTGGCGTACGCCCCGGCACCACCGTCGACGGCCTGAACCGCGCGCGCTTCCTGGTGGACGGCGAGCAGGTGGTCGTCGGTGTTCCCGCCCCGGTCGCGGGACCCGGCGCAGGGACCTCGACCGGCACGTCGGCCGGGGCGGCGCCGCCCGCGGCACCGGTCTCGCTCAACACCGCCACGGTGGAGCAGTTGGACACCCTGCCCGGCGTCGGTCCCGTGCTGGCGGGGCACATCATCGACTACCGCGCGGAGCACGGCGGCTTTCGCTCCGTGGACGAGTTGCGCGAGGTCAACGGCATCGGCGAGCGCCGGTTCGCCGACCTGCGCGACCTGGTGCGACCGTGA
- a CDS encoding AMP-dependent synthetase/ligase, with translation MSDTQTLIENRPPSVAGLFLERVAATPDAEAYRYPVPSAAGQGPDDWRSLSWGQAASRVYAIAAGLVELGVQPEQRVALASATRIEWILADLGIMCAGAATTTIYPQTNAEESAYILADSGSRVLFAENAEQLAKAVEKRGELSDLTHVVVLDAEGVETGDWVLSLADLEAKGAARLEKDPELIKKRVAAITREQLATLIYTSGTTGRPKGVRLPHDNWAYMAKAIAATGLVGADDVQYLWLPLAHVFGKVLTSGQIEVGHVTAVDGRVDKIIENLPVVQPTYMAGVPRIFEKVYNGVAAKARAGGPAKYKIFQWAAGVAREYAKVTQDNFRRTGTASAPFGLSAKHKVADALVYSKLREAFGGRLRACVSGSVALAPEIGYFFAGAGIHILEGYGLTESSAASFVNPGEAYRTGTVGKPLPGTEVRIAEDGEILLRGPGIMEGYHGLPEKTAEVLEADGWFHTGDIGELSPDGYLRITDRKKDLFKTSGGKYIAPTEIEGAFKAVCPYVSNILVHGADRNFCTALIALDEPSILQWAKENGLDGKPYADVVAAPATVEMVDGYVQQLNAGLQRWQTIKKFRLLPRDLDIEHGEITPSLKLKRPVVEREYQHLLEEMYAGTREA, from the coding sequence GTGAGCGACACACAGACTTTGATCGAGAACCGTCCGCCGTCCGTAGCGGGCCTCTTCCTGGAGCGCGTCGCGGCGACACCGGACGCCGAGGCATACCGCTACCCGGTGCCGTCGGCAGCCGGGCAGGGCCCGGACGACTGGAGGTCGCTGAGCTGGGGGCAGGCCGCTTCGCGGGTGTACGCGATCGCGGCGGGTCTCGTCGAGCTGGGTGTCCAGCCGGAGCAGCGGGTCGCGCTGGCCTCCGCCACCCGGATCGAGTGGATCCTCGCCGACCTCGGCATCATGTGCGCCGGCGCGGCGACGACGACGATCTACCCGCAGACCAACGCCGAGGAGTCCGCCTACATCCTCGCCGACTCCGGCAGCCGGGTGCTTTTCGCGGAGAACGCGGAGCAGCTGGCCAAGGCCGTCGAGAAGCGCGGCGAGCTGTCCGACCTCACCCATGTCGTGGTCCTCGACGCCGAGGGCGTGGAGACCGGCGACTGGGTGCTCAGCCTCGCCGACCTGGAGGCCAAGGGCGCCGCCCGGCTGGAGAAGGACCCCGAGCTGATCAAGAAGCGGGTCGCCGCGATCACCCGGGAGCAGCTGGCGACCCTCATCTACACCTCGGGGACGACCGGCCGGCCCAAGGGCGTCCGCCTCCCGCACGACAACTGGGCGTACATGGCGAAGGCCATCGCGGCGACCGGGCTGGTCGGCGCGGACGACGTGCAGTACCTCTGGCTGCCGCTCGCGCACGTCTTCGGCAAGGTGCTCACCTCCGGTCAGATCGAGGTCGGGCACGTCACCGCCGTCGACGGCCGGGTCGACAAGATCATCGAGAATCTGCCGGTGGTCCAGCCGACGTACATGGCGGGCGTGCCGCGGATCTTCGAGAAGGTCTACAACGGCGTCGCCGCCAAGGCCCGGGCCGGCGGTCCCGCCAAGTACAAGATCTTCCAGTGGGCGGCCGGGGTCGCCCGTGAGTACGCCAAGGTCACGCAGGACAACTTCCGGCGCACCGGTACCGCGTCCGCGCCCTTCGGGCTCTCCGCGAAGCACAAGGTGGCCGACGCGCTCGTCTACTCCAAGCTGCGGGAGGCCTTCGGCGGACGGCTGCGCGCGTGCGTGTCGGGGTCGGTCGCGCTCGCTCCGGAGATCGGCTACTTCTTCGCCGGCGCCGGGATCCACATCCTGGAGGGCTACGGCCTGACGGAGTCCTCCGCGGCCTCCTTCGTGAACCCCGGCGAGGCCTACCGCACCGGCACGGTCGGCAAGCCGCTGCCCGGCACCGAGGTGCGGATCGCCGAGGACGGCGAGATCCTGCTGCGCGGCCCCGGCATCATGGAGGGCTACCACGGGCTGCCCGAGAAGACCGCCGAGGTGCTGGAGGCGGACGGCTGGTTCCACACCGGCGACATCGGCGAGCTGTCGCCCGACGGCTACCTGCGGATCACCGACCGCAAGAAGGACCTGTTCAAGACCTCCGGCGGCAAGTACATCGCGCCGACGGAGATCGAGGGCGCCTTCAAGGCGGTGTGCCCGTACGTCTCCAACATCCTGGTGCACGGGGCCGACCGGAACTTCTGCACGGCGCTGATCGCGCTGGACGAGCCGTCGATCCTCCAGTGGGCGAAGGAGAACGGACTGGACGGCAAGCCGTACGCCGACGTCGTGGCGGCGCCCGCCACGGTGGAGATGGTCGACGGCTACGTCCAGCAGCTCAACGCCGGGCTCCAGCGCTGGCAGACGATCAAGAAGTTCCGGCTGCTGCCGCGCGACCTGGACATCGAGCACGGGGAGATCACCCCCAGCCTGAAGCTGAAGCGACCGGTCGTCGAGCGGGAGTACCAGCACCTGCTGGAGGAGATGTACGCCGGCACGCGCGAGGCGTGA
- a CDS encoding ComEC/Rec2 family competence protein, with amino-acid sequence MGSAHPRQEGPADLRLVPPALAAWATAAYALDTAPGVLTGVVVVCLVAAGGLLLPLRWRQRWRRRRRRPFGTVGRPTAGPSVTVERPLTSRPPGTAGRGPGAGDVDARDGRSAASRAPARGEPGEPPVTEPDAEPPPTAGRGPVVALLKPPAVRAAVALALLCAAAAATSAGLHGADLRSGPVPGLARQFAGVTAEVEVTSDPRLTRPRVTGTRLAPPSVVLNARVRGVQTANGSVTATRTPVLVIVDTGRHGGREWLKLLPSTRLRITGRLAPPAVSGDRIAAVLRVRDRAVPEVVAEPSEAQRFAGRLRAGLRQATDGLPADPRALLPGLVVGDTSRITPELDEAFKETDLAHTLAVSGSNLTIILALLLGPPGLAQRSERRGLAPRLGIPLRATAVLGGVLTLGFVVVCRPDPSVLRAAACGAVVLLALATGRRRSLIPALATAVLLLVLYDPWLARSYGFLLSVLATGALLTLAPRWSAALRRRRVPPRLAEALAAAAAAQAVCAPVVVVLSARVSLVAVPCNLLAEFAIAPATVLGFAALATAPVAMPVAEALARGASWPAGWLADVARTGAALPGAGVDWPGGWAGAATLALVTPVVVAVGRRLLRHPWLCAACGVLLVLAVVQPPPLTRVVTGWPPPGWRLAMCDVGQGDATVLAAGEGTGVVVDAGPDPGLVDRCLRDLGITRIPLVVLTHFHADHVAGLPGVLRGRSVGAIETTGLEEPADQARFVRRHAAARGIAVRGARAGERRRTGDLSWQVLWPPPGQSPQGAVADAANDASVTLLVRSAGLRMLLLGDLEPPAQQALLRGPEAASLGGVDVLKVAHHGSAYQDPELIRRAAPRLALISCGADNPYGHPAPGTVAALRAGGAGVLRTDLDGAMAVVGAGAELWVARD; translated from the coding sequence CTGGGCTCCGCTCACCCGAGGCAGGAAGGCCCCGCGGACCTGCGCCTCGTACCGCCCGCCTTGGCGGCCTGGGCGACGGCGGCGTACGCCCTGGACACCGCGCCGGGCGTGCTCACCGGGGTCGTGGTGGTGTGCCTGGTCGCGGCGGGCGGGTTGTTGCTGCCGCTGAGGTGGCGACAGAGGTGGCGACGGCGACGGCGTAGGCCGTTCGGGACGGTGGGGCGTCCGACGGCCGGGCCGTCGGTCACGGTGGAGAGGCCACTGACGTCCAGGCCGCCGGGCACGGCCGGGCGGGGTCCGGGCGCCGGGGATGTGGATGCGAGGGACGGACGTTCGGCCGCTTCGCGTGCGCCCGCGCGGGGCGAGCCGGGCGAGCCGCCGGTGACCGAGCCGGACGCCGAACCGCCGCCCACCGCGGGCCGGGGCCCGGTCGTCGCGCTCCTGAAGCCCCCGGCGGTGCGTGCGGCCGTCGCCCTCGCCCTGCTCTGTGCCGCCGCGGCCGCCACCTCGGCCGGACTGCACGGCGCGGATCTGCGCAGCGGACCGGTACCGGGGCTGGCGCGGCAGTTCGCCGGTGTGACCGCAGAGGTCGAGGTCACCTCCGATCCCCGCCTCACCCGGCCCCGCGTCACCGGCACTCGCCTCGCCCCGCCCTCGGTGGTGCTGAACGCGCGGGTGCGAGGCGTGCAGACGGCGAACGGGTCCGTGACGGCGACACGGACGCCGGTGCTGGTGATCGTCGACACGGGCCGGCACGGCGGGCGGGAGTGGCTGAAGCTGCTGCCCTCGACGCGGCTCAGGATCACCGGGCGGCTGGCGCCCCCCGCGGTCAGCGGCGACCGGATCGCGGCCGTGCTGCGGGTCCGGGACCGGGCGGTGCCGGAGGTGGTGGCGGAGCCGTCGGAGGCGCAACGGTTCGCGGGCCGGCTGCGCGCGGGGCTGCGGCAGGCCACCGACGGGCTTCCGGCGGACCCGCGGGCGCTGCTGCCGGGGTTGGTCGTGGGGGACACCTCGCGGATCACGCCGGAGTTGGACGAGGCCTTCAAGGAGACCGACCTCGCGCACACGCTCGCCGTGTCGGGCAGCAACCTCACGATCATCCTCGCCCTGCTCCTGGGCCCGCCCGGCCTGGCGCAGCGCAGTGAACGCCGTGGCCTCGCACCCCGCCTCGGGATCCCCCTGCGGGCCACCGCGGTGCTCGGCGGTGTGCTCACGCTGGGGTTCGTGGTGGTGTGCAGACCCGACCCGAGCGTGCTGCGGGCCGCGGCCTGCGGGGCCGTCGTGCTGCTCGCCCTCGCGACCGGGCGCCGCAGGTCACTGATCCCGGCACTGGCCACGGCGGTACTGCTGCTGGTGCTGTACGACCCGTGGCTGGCCCGCAGTTACGGCTTCCTGCTCTCGGTGCTGGCCACCGGCGCCCTGCTCACCCTGGCGCCGCGCTGGAGTGCCGCGCTGCGCAGGCGCCGGGTGCCGCCCCGGCTCGCCGAGGCCCTGGCCGCGGCGGCAGCGGCGCAGGCCGTGTGCGCACCGGTCGTCGTGGTGCTGTCGGCACGGGTCAGCCTGGTGGCGGTGCCGTGCAATCTGCTCGCGGAGTTCGCCATCGCGCCGGCCACGGTGCTGGGCTTCGCCGCCCTGGCGACGGCGCCGGTGGCGATGCCGGTGGCCGAGGCGCTGGCCCGGGGTGCGAGTTGGCCCGCCGGATGGCTCGCGGACGTCGCCCGGACCGGGGCCGCGCTGCCCGGCGCCGGAGTGGACTGGCCGGGCGGCTGGGCCGGGGCCGCCACGCTCGCGCTGGTCACGCCCGTCGTCGTGGCGGTCGGCCGGAGACTGCTGCGGCACCCGTGGCTGTGCGCGGCCTGCGGGGTGCTGCTGGTGCTGGCAGTGGTGCAGCCGCCGCCGCTGACCCGAGTGGTCACGGGCTGGCCGCCGCCGGGCTGGCGACTGGCGATGTGCGACGTGGGGCAGGGCGACGCGACGGTGCTCGCGGCGGGTGAGGGCACCGGTGTCGTCGTCGACGCCGGGCCGGACCCCGGGCTGGTCGACCGCTGTCTGCGCGACCTCGGCATCACCAGGATCCCCCTGGTGGTCCTCACCCACTTCCACGCCGACCATGTGGCCGGTCTGCCCGGAGTGCTGCGCGGTCGCTCGGTGGGGGCGATCGAGACGACGGGGCTGGAAGAACCCGCGGACCAGGCGCGGTTCGTCAGAAGGCATGCGGCCGCCCGGGGGATCGCGGTCCGCGGTGCCCGCGCCGGTGAGCGGCGGCGCACCGGGGACCTGTCCTGGCAGGTGCTGTGGCCGCCTCCGGGGCAGTCCCCTCAGGGCGCGGTCGCGGACGCGGCGAACGACGCCAGCGTCACCCTGCTGGTCCGGTCGGCGGGGCTGCGGATGCTGCTCCTCGGGGACCTCGAACCGCCCGCCCAGCAGGCGTTGTTGCGCGGACCGGAGGCGGCGTCGCTCGGCGGTGTGGACGTGCTCAAGGTGGCCCATCACGGCTCCGCCTACCAGGACCCGGAGCTGATACGCCGGGCCGCCCCGCGCCTCGCGCTGATCTCGTGCGGCGCGGACAACCCGTACGGGCACCCCGCTCCCGGCACCGTCGCGGCGCTGCGGGCAGGTGGCGCCGGAGTGCTGCGGACGGATCTGGACGGGGCAATGGCGGTCGTCGGTGCGGGCGCGGAGCTGTGGGTGGCGCGAGACTGA
- a CDS encoding arylamine N-acetyltransferase family protein, whose product MNSAQVDAYLRRLGVAQPAWPTVDVLRELHLRHLQTVPFENLSIHLGEEIVLEEKRLLDKVVGARRGGFCYELNGAFAALLVKLGYDVTLLAGRTYGEGERPGIPYDHLALRVRTVDAGEWLVDVGFGAHSHYPLAFEERREQIDPGGVFRIVESAPDAAGVRGGPDTQGGAGATDLDVIKDDRPEYRLDLRPRALADFVTGAWWHTTSPESHFGKSLVCSRVMDDGGRITLSGRRLKVTAADGTHEERELVEDAEVLAAYRERFGIELDRVPEVRSPDRTR is encoded by the coding sequence ATGAACTCCGCTCAGGTCGATGCCTACCTCCGCCGCCTCGGCGTCGCGCAGCCCGCGTGGCCCACCGTCGACGTCCTGCGGGAGCTGCACCTGCGGCATCTCCAGACCGTGCCCTTCGAGAACCTGTCGATCCACCTCGGCGAGGAGATCGTGCTGGAGGAGAAGCGACTGCTGGACAAGGTGGTGGGCGCGCGGCGGGGCGGCTTCTGCTACGAACTGAACGGGGCCTTCGCCGCCCTCCTCGTCAAGCTCGGGTACGACGTGACCCTGTTGGCGGGACGCACGTACGGGGAGGGGGAGCGGCCCGGGATCCCCTACGACCACCTCGCCCTGCGGGTGCGGACGGTGGACGCGGGCGAATGGCTGGTCGACGTCGGATTCGGGGCGCACAGCCACTATCCGCTGGCGTTCGAGGAGCGGCGCGAGCAGATCGATCCCGGTGGGGTGTTCAGGATCGTCGAGTCGGCGCCGGACGCGGCGGGTGTACGGGGCGGTCCGGACACGCAGGGCGGAGCCGGGGCGACCGATCTCGACGTCATCAAGGACGACCGCCCCGAGTACCGGCTGGACCTGCGGCCGCGGGCGCTCGCCGACTTCGTGACCGGGGCCTGGTGGCACACCACGTCGCCGGAGTCGCACTTCGGGAAGTCACTGGTCTGCTCCCGGGTGATGGACGACGGCGGGCGGATCACGCTCAGCGGGCGGCGGCTGAAGGTGACCGCGGCCGACGGTACGCACGAGGAACGGGAGCTCGTCGAGGACGCGGAGGTGCTCGCGGCGTACCGGGAGCGGTTCGGTATCGAGCTGGACCGGGTGCCGGAGGTGCGCTCCCCCGACCGGACGCGCTGA
- the lepA gene encoding translation elongation factor 4 produces the protein MPATPNNVPEPSRTDPALIRNFCIIAHIDHGKSTLADRMLQLTGVVEQRQMRAQYLDRMDIERERGITIKSQAVRLPWAPSQDPGNTHILNMIDTPGHVDFTYEVSRSLAACEGTVLLVDAAQGIEAQTLANLYLAMENDLTIIPVLNKIDLPAAQPEKFAEELANLVGCEPDDVLRVSAKTGLGVDALLDRVVREVPAPVGVKDAPARAMIFDSVYDSYRGVVTYVRVIDGQLNKRERIRMMSTGATHELLEIGTNSPEMLGADGLGVGEVGYLITGVKDVRQSKVGDTVTSQVKGATDALGGYKDPKPMVFSGLYPLDGSDYPELREALDKLQLNDAALVYEPETSAALGFGFRVGFLGLLHLDVIRERLEREFGLDLIATAPNVVYRVVMEDRSEHVVTNPSEFPEGKISDVYEPVVRATVLAPTEFIGSIMELCQTRRGTLLGMDYLSEDRVEIRYTLPLAEIVFDFFDQLKSKTRGYASLDYEPTGEQTSSLVKVDILLHGDKVDAFSAITHKDAAYAYGVRLVAKLRELIPRQAFEVPIQAAIGSRVIARETIRAIRKDVLAKCYGGDISRKRKLLEKQKEGKKRMKMVGSVEVPQEAFIAVLSSDDGAGSAKSKK, from the coding sequence GTGCCCGCGACCCCTAACAATGTGCCCGAGCCGAGCCGTACCGACCCGGCTCTGATTCGCAATTTCTGCATCATCGCGCACATCGACCACGGCAAGTCCACGCTAGCCGACCGGATGCTCCAGCTGACCGGCGTGGTCGAGCAGCGGCAGATGCGTGCTCAGTACCTCGACCGGATGGACATCGAGCGTGAGCGCGGCATCACGATCAAGTCCCAGGCAGTGAGGCTGCCCTGGGCGCCCTCTCAGGACCCGGGCAACACGCACATCCTCAACATGATCGACACCCCCGGGCACGTCGACTTCACCTACGAGGTCTCACGGTCGCTCGCCGCCTGCGAGGGGACCGTCCTCCTCGTCGACGCCGCCCAGGGCATCGAGGCGCAGACCCTCGCCAACCTGTACCTGGCGATGGAGAACGACCTCACGATCATCCCCGTGCTCAACAAGATCGATCTGCCGGCCGCGCAGCCGGAGAAGTTCGCCGAGGAGCTGGCGAACCTGGTCGGCTGCGAGCCCGACGACGTGCTGCGGGTCTCCGCCAAGACCGGGCTCGGTGTCGATGCGCTGCTCGACAGGGTGGTTCGGGAGGTCCCGGCGCCGGTCGGCGTCAAGGACGCCCCCGCGCGCGCCATGATCTTCGACTCGGTCTACGACTCCTACCGCGGCGTCGTCACCTACGTCAGGGTCATCGACGGCCAGCTCAACAAGCGCGAGCGCATCCGGATGATGTCCACGGGCGCCACCCACGAGCTGCTGGAGATCGGCACCAACTCGCCCGAGATGCTGGGCGCCGACGGCCTCGGTGTCGGCGAGGTGGGCTATCTCATCACCGGTGTGAAGGACGTCCGCCAGTCCAAGGTCGGTGACACGGTCACCAGCCAGGTCAAGGGCGCGACCGATGCCCTCGGCGGGTACAAGGACCCCAAGCCGATGGTCTTCTCCGGCCTGTATCCGCTGGACGGCTCGGACTATCCGGAGCTGCGCGAGGCGCTGGACAAGCTCCAGCTCAACGATGCCGCGCTGGTCTACGAGCCGGAGACCTCCGCGGCCCTCGGCTTCGGTTTCCGGGTCGGCTTCCTCGGCCTGCTGCACCTCGACGTGATCCGTGAGCGGCTGGAGCGCGAGTTCGGTCTGGACCTCATCGCCACCGCGCCGAACGTGGTCTACCGCGTGGTGATGGAGGACCGCAGCGAGCACGTCGTCACCAACCCGAGCGAGTTCCCCGAAGGCAAGATCAGCGACGTCTACGAGCCGGTGGTCCGCGCGACCGTCCTGGCGCCGACCGAGTTCATCGGTTCGATCATGGAGCTGTGCCAGACCCGGCGCGGCACCCTGCTCGGCATGGACTACCTCTCCGAGGACCGCGTCGAGATCCGCTACACGCTGCCGCTCGCGGAGATCGTCTTCGACTTCTTCGACCAGCTGAAGTCCAAGACCCGCGGCTACGCCTCCCTCGACTACGAGCCCACCGGCGAGCAGACTTCCAGCCTGGTCAAGGTCGACATCCTGCTGCACGGCGACAAGGTCGACGCCTTCTCGGCGATCACCCACAAGGACGCCGCGTACGCGTACGGGGTGCGGCTCGTCGCCAAGCTGCGCGAGCTGATTCCGCGGCAGGCCTTCGAGGTGCCCATCCAGGCCGCCATCGGCTCCCGGGTGATCGCCCGCGAGACCATCCGCGCCATCCGCAAGGACGTCCTCGCCAAGTGCTACGGCGGTGACATCTCCCGTAAGCGGAAGCTGCTGGAGAAGCAGAAGGAAGGCAAGAAGCGGATGAAGATGGTGGGTTCCGTGGAGGTTCCTCAGGAGGCCTTCATTGCGGTGCTGTCCAGCGATGACGGTGCGGGATCGGCCAAGAGCAAGAAGTAA
- the holA gene encoding DNA polymerase III subunit delta, with protein sequence MARKTANDDPLAPVTLAVGQEDLLLDRAVREVVSAARAADADTDVRDLTPDQLQPGTLAELTSPSLFAERKVVVVRNAQDLSADTIKDVKAYLGAPAEEITLVLLHAGGAKGKGLLDAARKAGAREVACPKMTKPADRLAFVRGEFRGLGRSATPEACQALVDAVGSDLRELASAAAQLVADVEGTIDEAVVGRYYTGRAEASSFTVADRAVEGRTAEALEALRWSLATGVAPVLITSALAQGVRAIGKLSSARGGRPADLARELGMPPWKIDRVRQQMRGWTPDGVAVALRAVAEADAGVKGGGDDPEYALEKAVVTIARAARSRGRG encoded by the coding sequence ATGGCCAGGAAGACTGCGAACGACGACCCTCTCGCCCCGGTGACGCTCGCCGTGGGCCAGGAGGACCTTCTGCTGGACCGTGCCGTGCGGGAGGTGGTGAGCGCCGCCAGGGCCGCCGACGCCGACACGGATGTGCGCGACCTGACGCCGGACCAGTTGCAGCCCGGCACGCTCGCGGAGCTGACCAGCCCGTCCCTGTTCGCCGAGCGCAAGGTCGTCGTGGTGCGCAACGCGCAGGACCTGTCCGCCGACACGATCAAGGACGTGAAGGCGTATCTCGGGGCGCCCGCGGAGGAGATCACCCTCGTGCTGCTGCACGCGGGCGGCGCCAAGGGCAAGGGCCTGCTGGACGCGGCGCGCAAGGCGGGCGCGCGCGAGGTGGCGTGCCCGAAGATGACGAAGCCGGCGGACCGGCTGGCCTTCGTCCGGGGTGAGTTCCGCGGGCTCGGGCGGTCGGCCACACCCGAGGCCTGCCAGGCACTGGTCGACGCCGTAGGGAGCGATCTGCGGGAGCTGGCGTCGGCCGCGGCCCAACTGGTCGCGGATGTCGAGGGGACCATCGACGAGGCGGTCGTCGGGCGGTACTACACCGGACGGGCCGAGGCGTCGAGCTTCACGGTCGCCGACCGGGCGGTCGAGGGGCGGACGGCGGAGGCCCTGGAGGCGCTGCGCTGGTCCCTGGCGACCGGGGTGGCGCCGGTGCTGATCACCAGCGCGCTCGCGCAGGGTGTGCGGGCGATCGGCAAACTGTCCTCGGCGCGGGGCGGCCGGCCGGCCGATCTGGCGCGTGAGCTGGGCATGCCGCCGTGGAAGATCGACCGGGTGCGGCAGCAGATGCGCGGCTGGACCCCCGACGGGGTGGCCGTCGCCCTGCGGGCGGTCGCCGAAGCGGACGCGGGCGTGAAGGGCGGCGGTGACGACCCGGAGTACGCCCTGGAGAAGGCGGTCGTGACGATCGCACGCGCGGCCCGCTCCCGGGGACGCGGCTAA
- a CDS encoding response regulator, with protein sequence MTTAPSTEETADERAGILLVDDLEDNLIALEAVLGSLNEPLVRARSGEEAMKALLRRRFAVVLLDVRMPGMDGFETAANIKRLDQTKDVPIIFLTGADDDSGYAFRGYATGAADYLTKPFDPWVLRAKVNVFLELHRKTRQLEREQADCDRLRSRLSALEEQLSGDTLPDLAALRAQVRELRRLAGAGRAR encoded by the coding sequence ATGACCACCGCACCGAGCACCGAGGAAACGGCCGACGAGCGCGCCGGCATCCTTCTGGTCGACGACTTGGAGGACAACCTGATAGCCCTGGAGGCCGTACTGGGCTCCCTCAACGAGCCGCTCGTGCGGGCCCGTTCGGGCGAGGAGGCGATGAAGGCGCTGCTGCGGCGCCGCTTCGCCGTCGTCCTGCTCGACGTCCGGATGCCCGGCATGGACGGTTTCGAGACCGCCGCGAACATCAAGCGTCTCGACCAGACCAAGGACGTCCCGATCATCTTCCTGACCGGTGCGGACGACGACTCCGGCTACGCGTTCCGCGGCTACGCCACGGGAGCCGCGGACTATCTGACCAAGCCCTTCGACCCCTGGGTGCTGCGCGCGAAGGTCAACGTCTTCCTCGAACTGCACCGCAAGACACGCCAGTTGGAGCGGGAGCAGGCCGACTGCGACCGGCTGAGGTCACGGCTGAGCGCGCTGGAGGAGCAGTTGTCCGGGGACACGCTCCCGGACCTGGCGGCACTGCGCGCACAGGTCCGGGAGCTGCGCCGGCTGGCGGGCGCAGGGCGCGCCCGCTGA